In the Sandaracinus amylolyticus genome, CCGACTCGCACCCGCCATCGCCCGCGCCCTCGCCCTCGCCCTCGCCCTCGCCCTCGCCCTCGCCCTCGCCCTCGCCCTCGCCCCCGCCCTCGCCGCCGCGCGTCAGCGCGGCGCCCTTATCGCCAACCCTCGCGGCACGATCTCGATCTCCACCGGCGTCGTCCCGATCACGTCGCCGTCGACCAGCACGTGCTGCGGCGGCTCCGCGATGATCCGCGCCTTCTTGCACCGCGCCCAGCCGACGTGCGGCCCCGTCGCCTCCGCGCCGACCAGCGTCGACGCGACGAGCTCCATCCCTGCTGCCAGCGCGCCGAGCGGCGTCTCTGCGCTCACCAGCGTCAGGTCGAGCCAGCCGTCGTCGGGCACCAGCTCGGGCGCGCCGTGCGCGAAGAGCGTCTCGGGCGGCGCGAGGTTCGCGATCGTGAGCGCCATCGCGCGCAGGTCGGTGCTGCCGTGCTCGGTCTCGATGCGCGCGTCGAAGCTCTCGAACTCGCCGAGGTGCGCCAGGCCGCGCATCACGTACGCGAGCTTGCCGAGCGTGCTCTTCGACTCGCTCGTCGTGCTCTCGATCGTGTCGGCGTGGAACCCGATCGACGCGAGCAGCACCATCGCGTGCCCGCCGACGCGCGCCGCGTCGATCCACCGCGGCCCACCGCTCGCGATCACCTCGCACGCGCCCTCGACGTCGGTGGGCAGCCCGAGCGCGCGCGCGAACGAGTTGCTCGTCCCGCAGGGCACGATCGCGAGCTCGGCGCGGGTGCCCAGAACCGCGCTCGCGCAGGTCGAGACCGTGCCGTCCCCACCCGCCGCGACGATCACCTCGACGCCGCGCGCGATCGCCTCGCGCACCGCGGGCGTCGCCGACGCGCCCTCCTCGAGCTCGTGGATCTCGAGGTCGAGCGAGCGCCCGAGCAGCGACACGATCTGCTCGCAGCGCGCGTCATCCTGCGCGCCGGCGCGTGCGTTCCAGACGAGGAGCCCGCGTTGCATCGATCCGGGCACATAGTCACGGCAGGCACGGCGCATGCGGCAGCGGATCCGAGGACTCGCGGAGCACCTCGTCGGCGCTCGGGTACTCGTCGCAACGCACGCCGTAGTAGAGCGCGGTCAGCTGGAGGCAGAGCTCGCGCGTCATCACCGAGCCGGGCGAGTGATAACGCACCGGCTCGGACTGCGGCGCCCGCAGCCGCTGCGGCCCGAAGCTGCGGCCCTCGAAGCGCTCGGGGATCGCGACGCCGAGCGCCTCGAGCACCGTCGGTGCGACGTCGCGCGTGCTCACCACCTCGTCGCTCGCCGGCGGACGCGCCGGACCGACGAAGAGCAGCGGGACCTCCAGCAGCTCGTCGTGGGCGTCCCGCTCCGGCGCGCCGCGTCCCACGAGCCCTCGCTCGCCGAGCAGCTCGCCGTGGTCGGAGGTGATCACCACCAGCGTCGACGCGCCGAGCCCGAGCCCGTCGAGCTGCTCGAAGAAGCGCGCGAGCGCCGCGTCCACCGCGCGCACCGCCTCCGCGTACCGCGCGCGCAGTGTCGCGCTCTCGGCGTCGGTCGGGGGCGCGCCGCGCTGGTGGATCGACGACGCGAGCTCGCCGACCGCGAGGTGCGGATCGATGAGCTGCGCGTAGACGAAGAAGCGCCGCGTCGTCCGTGCCGCCATCCACGCGAGCGCGTCGTCGAGGACGTCTTCCGCGGGCGCTGGCCCGCCGGCGC is a window encoding:
- a CDS encoding sulfatase; this translates as MSAGRLALVAVVVLVTGCGGGEREPERAMAPRRAATRAENVVWIVVDSLRADAILDPSATPTFARLAERGTAFEARSAATWCKPAVASLLTSLDPERHGATTDVAVLSSAVWTLPEVLRCEGFETASFFSNGWLSERFGFAQGWDHHVNYVRAGGPAPAEDVLDDALAWMAARTTRRFFVYAQLIDPHLAVGELASSIHQRGAPPTDAESATLRARYAEAVRAVDAALARFFEQLDGLGLGASTLVVITSDHGELLGERGLVGRGAPERDAHDELLEVPLLFVGPARPPASDEVVSTRDVAPTVLEALGVAIPERFEGRSFGPQRLRAPQSEPVRYHSPGSVMTRELCLQLTALYYGVRCDEYPSADEVLRESSDPLPHAPCLP
- a CDS encoding YegS/Rv2252/BmrU family lipid kinase, producing MQRGLLVWNARAGAQDDARCEQIVSLLGRSLDLEIHELEEGASATPAVREAIARGVEVIVAAGGDGTVSTCASAVLGTRAELAIVPCGTSNSFARALGLPTDVEGACEVIASGGPRWIDAARVGGHAMVLLASIGFHADTIESTTSESKSTLGKLAYVMRGLAHLGEFESFDARIETEHGSTDLRAMALTIANLAPPETLFAHGAPELVPDDGWLDLTLVSAETPLGALAAGMELVASTLVGAEATGPHVGWARCKKARIIAEPPQHVLVDGDVIGTTPVEIEIVPRGLAIRAPR